The following is a genomic window from Rhizobium sp. 11515TR.
CATGGAGGTGCTCTTGGCGAGGCCGATGATCTCGTTGAAACCCGTGGGAAGGATCGAGCGCATCGCCTGCGGCAGAACGATGCGGAACGCCTGGCGGCGGCGAGACAGGCCAAGGGATGCGGCCGCTTCCAGCTGCCCCTGATCGACCGACAGAATGCCGCCGCGCACGATTTCGGCAAAGAAGGCCGACTGGTTCAGCGTCAGGCCGAGAAAGGCCGCGGCAAACGGCGTCAGAAGCCGCGTGGTCGGATAATCGAACAGGATCTTGTCGCTGAACGGGACTCCGATGCTAATGGTTTCATAGAGATAGCCGAGATTGTTGAGAACCAGCAGCAGCACGATCATCGGGATGGAACGCAGCAGCCAGATGTAACCCCAGGAGAGGCTTGCCAGCAGCGGCGACTTCGAGACGCGCGCCAGCGCCAAGGCCGTTCCGAGGATAGAACCCGACACCGCCGCAAGTGCTGTCAGAAGCAACGTCCTGCCAAGACCAACCAGCACCGGCTCCGCAAAGAACCACTCGGCGAAGACACCCCAGCCCCAGCGCGGATTGGTGAAGGTGGAATAGAGGACGACCGCTATGACGAGTGCGGCAAAGATCGTGCCGGCGGTTCGCCCAGGATGCCTCGCCGGCACGATGCGATAACGCGAATAATCTGTCTTCGTCTCGGCGGCCCCAGTGCCTCGATCGACACCCACAAAATCCGTCGTTAGCGCCATGATCCTTACCCCTTTTTGATTGTCGTTGATCCGCTACGCATTACCGGCCGGCGGCTGCCAAGCGCTGCTGCGAGCCCGAGGTTTCGGCGATATAGGCCAGAGCCAAATGGCTGATATCCTTCTCGAAAGGGAGGCTCTTGTAGATTTCCGGATCGACGGAGGTATCGAACAGGGCTGTATAGCCGTTGTTGAGGTAAAGACCGACCGCCTCGGGTTGGCGAAAGCCTGTCGTCAGGTAGATGCGGCGATAGCCCTGCCGCGCCGCCTGGGCCTCCAGTTCGACCAGCAGCCTACGCGCCAATCCCTGACGACGGAGATCATGCCGCGTCCAAATCCGTTTGAATTCGGCGGTTTGGTCGTCATAGTGCTTGAAAGCGCCGCCGCCGATCGTCTCCCCGTTTCGGAGAAGGAGCAGGAAATTGCCATGCGGTGGCGCGAAGGCCTCCGGCGGATAGCGGTTGAGTTCGGCAGCCGCCCCTTCAGCGTTGAAATAGTTGCCGTAGCGGCTGTCATATTCATGGATCAGTTCGTCGATCAGCGGCTTGGCGCGCGGGTCCAGCGTGGTCGTATAAAGAAACGTGTCGCTCATGTCGTTCGTCACCCGTTATCATTCGCGAGGAAGGCTTCGGC
Proteins encoded in this region:
- a CDS encoding GNAT family N-acetyltransferase, which translates into the protein MSDTFLYTTTLDPRAKPLIDELIHEYDSRYGNYFNAEGAAAELNRYPPEAFAPPHGNFLLLLRNGETIGGGAFKHYDDQTAEFKRIWTRHDLRRQGLARRLLVELEAQAARQGYRRIYLTTGFRQPEAVGLYLNNGYTALFDTSVDPEIYKSLPFEKDISHLALAYIAETSGSQQRLAAAGR